A single Macaca mulatta isolate MMU2019108-1 chromosome 15, T2T-MMU8v2.0, whole genome shotgun sequence DNA region contains:
- the FIBCD1 gene encoding fibrinogen C domain-containing protein 1 isoform X2: protein MGSTGATRPHTQRPSCGYMLCTVLLALAVLLAVAVTGAVLFLNHTHTPGTAPPPVVSTGAAGANSALVTVERADSSRLSILIDPRCPDLADSFARLESAQASVLEALTEHQAQPRLVGDQEHELLDTLADQLPRLLTRASELQTECMGLRKGHGTLGQGLSALQSEQGRLIQLLSESQGHMAHLVNSVGDVLDALQRDRGLGRPRAKADLQRAPARGARPRGCATGSRPRDCLDVLLSGQQDDGIYSVFPTHYPAGFQVYCDMRTDGGGWTVFQRREDGSVNFFRGWDAYRDGFGRLTGEHWLGLKRIHALTTQTAYELHVDLEDFDNGTAYARYGSFGVGLFSVDPEEDGYPLTVADYSGTAGDSLLKHSGMRFTTKDRDSDHSENNCAAFYRGAWWYRNCHTSNLNGQYLRGAHTSYADGVEWSSWTGWQYSLKFSEMKIRPVREDR from the exons ATGGGCTCCACGGGGGCCACACGGCCGCACACACAG CGGCCTAGCTGTGGTTACATGCTGTGCACCGTGCTGCTGGCCCTGGCTGTGCTGCTGGCCGTGGCTGTCACCGGTGCCGTGCTGTTCCTGAACCACACCCACACTCCAGGCACGGCGCCCCCGCCTGTCGTCAGCACTGGGGCTGCCGGTGCCAACAGCGCCCTGGTCACTGTGGAGAGGGCAGACAGCTCCCGCCTCAGCATCCTCATCGACCCGCGCTGCCCCGACCTCGCCGACAGCTTCGCACGCCTGGAGAGCGCCCAGGCCTCGGTGCTGGAGGCGCTGACCGAGCACCAGGCCCAGCCACGGCTGGTGGGCGACCAGGAGCATGAGCTGCTGGACACGCTGGCCGACCAGCTGCCGCGGCTGCTGACCCGAGCCTCAGAGCTGCAGACGGAGTGCATGGGGCTGCGGAAGGGGCATGGCACGCTGGGCCAGGGCCTTAGCGCCCTGCAGAGCGAGCAGGGCCGCCTCATCCAG CTTCTCTCTGAGAGCCAGGGCCACATGGCCCACCTGGTGAACTCCGTCGGCGACGTCCTGGATGCCCTACAGAGGGACCGGGGGCTGGGCCGGCCCCGTGCCAAGGCCGACCTTCAGAGAGCGCCTGCCCGGGGAGCCCGGCCCCGGGGCTGTGCCACTG gctcccggcCCCGAGACTGTCTGGACGTCCTCCTAAGCGGACAGCAGGACGATGGCATCTACTCTGTCTTCCCCACGCACTACCCGGCTGGCTTCCAGGTGTACTGTGACATGCGCACGGACGGCGGCGGCTGGACG GTGTTTCAGCGCCGGGAGGACGGCTCCGTGAACTTCTTCCGGGGCTGGGACGCCTACCGAGACGGCTTCGGCAGGCTCACCGGGGAGCACTGGCTAG GCCTCAAGAGGATCCACGCCCTGACCACACAGACTGCCTACGAGCTGCACGTGGACCTGGAGGACTTTGACAATGGCACGGCCTATGCCCGCTACGGGAGCTTTGGCGTGGGCTTGTTCTCCGTGGACCCTGAGGAAGACGGGTACCCGCTCACCGTGGCTGACTATTCCGGCACTGCAG GCGACTCCCTCCTGAAGCACAGCGGCATGAGGTTCACCACCAAGGACCGTGACAGCGACCACTCAGAGAACAATTGCGCTGCCTTCTACCGAGGCGCCTGGTGGTACCGCAACTGCCACACGTCCAACCTCAACGGGCAGTACCTGCGTGGTGCCCACACCTCCTATGCCGACGGCGTGGAGTGGTCCTCCTGGACCGGCTGGCAGTACTCACTCAAGTTCTCCGAGATGAAGATCCGGCCGGTCCGGGAGGACCGCTAG
- the FIBCD1 gene encoding fibrinogen C domain-containing protein 1 isoform X1, which translates to MVNDRWKTMGGAAQLEDRPRDKPQRPSCGYMLCTVLLALAVLLAVAVTGAVLFLNHTHTPGTAPPPVVSTGAAGANSALVTVERADSSRLSILIDPRCPDLADSFARLESAQASVLEALTEHQAQPRLVGDQEHELLDTLADQLPRLLTRASELQTECMGLRKGHGTLGQGLSALQSEQGRLIQLLSESQGHMAHLVNSVGDVLDALQRDRGLGRPRAKADLQRAPARGARPRGCATGSRPRDCLDVLLSGQQDDGIYSVFPTHYPAGFQVYCDMRTDGGGWTVFQRREDGSVNFFRGWDAYRDGFGRLTGEHWLGLKRIHALTTQTAYELHVDLEDFDNGTAYARYGSFGVGLFSVDPEEDGYPLTVADYSGTAGDSLLKHSGMRFTTKDRDSDHSENNCAAFYRGAWWYRNCHTSNLNGQYLRGAHTSYADGVEWSSWTGWQYSLKFSEMKIRPVREDR; encoded by the exons CGGCCTAGCTGTGGTTACATGCTGTGCACCGTGCTGCTGGCCCTGGCTGTGCTGCTGGCCGTGGCTGTCACCGGTGCCGTGCTGTTCCTGAACCACACCCACACTCCAGGCACGGCGCCCCCGCCTGTCGTCAGCACTGGGGCTGCCGGTGCCAACAGCGCCCTGGTCACTGTGGAGAGGGCAGACAGCTCCCGCCTCAGCATCCTCATCGACCCGCGCTGCCCCGACCTCGCCGACAGCTTCGCACGCCTGGAGAGCGCCCAGGCCTCGGTGCTGGAGGCGCTGACCGAGCACCAGGCCCAGCCACGGCTGGTGGGCGACCAGGAGCATGAGCTGCTGGACACGCTGGCCGACCAGCTGCCGCGGCTGCTGACCCGAGCCTCAGAGCTGCAGACGGAGTGCATGGGGCTGCGGAAGGGGCATGGCACGCTGGGCCAGGGCCTTAGCGCCCTGCAGAGCGAGCAGGGCCGCCTCATCCAG CTTCTCTCTGAGAGCCAGGGCCACATGGCCCACCTGGTGAACTCCGTCGGCGACGTCCTGGATGCCCTACAGAGGGACCGGGGGCTGGGCCGGCCCCGTGCCAAGGCCGACCTTCAGAGAGCGCCTGCCCGGGGAGCCCGGCCCCGGGGCTGTGCCACTG gctcccggcCCCGAGACTGTCTGGACGTCCTCCTAAGCGGACAGCAGGACGATGGCATCTACTCTGTCTTCCCCACGCACTACCCGGCTGGCTTCCAGGTGTACTGTGACATGCGCACGGACGGCGGCGGCTGGACG GTGTTTCAGCGCCGGGAGGACGGCTCCGTGAACTTCTTCCGGGGCTGGGACGCCTACCGAGACGGCTTCGGCAGGCTCACCGGGGAGCACTGGCTAG GCCTCAAGAGGATCCACGCCCTGACCACACAGACTGCCTACGAGCTGCACGTGGACCTGGAGGACTTTGACAATGGCACGGCCTATGCCCGCTACGGGAGCTTTGGCGTGGGCTTGTTCTCCGTGGACCCTGAGGAAGACGGGTACCCGCTCACCGTGGCTGACTATTCCGGCACTGCAG GCGACTCCCTCCTGAAGCACAGCGGCATGAGGTTCACCACCAAGGACCGTGACAGCGACCACTCAGAGAACAATTGCGCTGCCTTCTACCGAGGCGCCTGGTGGTACCGCAACTGCCACACGTCCAACCTCAACGGGCAGTACCTGCGTGGTGCCCACACCTCCTATGCCGACGGCGTGGAGTGGTCCTCCTGGACCGGCTGGCAGTACTCACTCAAGTTCTCCGAGATGAAGATCCGGCCGGTCCGGGAGGACCGCTAG
- the FIBCD1 gene encoding fibrinogen C domain-containing protein 1 isoform X3, which produces MLCTVLLALAVLLAVAVTGAVLFLNHTHTPGTAPPPVVSTGAAGANSALVTVERADSSRLSILIDPRCPDLADSFARLESAQASVLEALTEHQAQPRLVGDQEHELLDTLADQLPRLLTRASELQTECMGLRKGHGTLGQGLSALQSEQGRLIQLLSESQGHMAHLVNSVGDVLDALQRDRGLGRPRAKADLQRAPARGARPRGCATGSRPRDCLDVLLSGQQDDGIYSVFPTHYPAGFQVYCDMRTDGGGWTVFQRREDGSVNFFRGWDAYRDGFGRLTGEHWLGLKRIHALTTQTAYELHVDLEDFDNGTAYARYGSFGVGLFSVDPEEDGYPLTVADYSGTAGDSLLKHSGMRFTTKDRDSDHSENNCAAFYRGAWWYRNCHTSNLNGQYLRGAHTSYADGVEWSSWTGWQYSLKFSEMKIRPVREDR; this is translated from the exons ATGCTGTGCACCGTGCTGCTGGCCCTGGCTGTGCTGCTGGCCGTGGCTGTCACCGGTGCCGTGCTGTTCCTGAACCACACCCACACTCCAGGCACGGCGCCCCCGCCTGTCGTCAGCACTGGGGCTGCCGGTGCCAACAGCGCCCTGGTCACTGTGGAGAGGGCAGACAGCTCCCGCCTCAGCATCCTCATCGACCCGCGCTGCCCCGACCTCGCCGACAGCTTCGCACGCCTGGAGAGCGCCCAGGCCTCGGTGCTGGAGGCGCTGACCGAGCACCAGGCCCAGCCACGGCTGGTGGGCGACCAGGAGCATGAGCTGCTGGACACGCTGGCCGACCAGCTGCCGCGGCTGCTGACCCGAGCCTCAGAGCTGCAGACGGAGTGCATGGGGCTGCGGAAGGGGCATGGCACGCTGGGCCAGGGCCTTAGCGCCCTGCAGAGCGAGCAGGGCCGCCTCATCCAG CTTCTCTCTGAGAGCCAGGGCCACATGGCCCACCTGGTGAACTCCGTCGGCGACGTCCTGGATGCCCTACAGAGGGACCGGGGGCTGGGCCGGCCCCGTGCCAAGGCCGACCTTCAGAGAGCGCCTGCCCGGGGAGCCCGGCCCCGGGGCTGTGCCACTG gctcccggcCCCGAGACTGTCTGGACGTCCTCCTAAGCGGACAGCAGGACGATGGCATCTACTCTGTCTTCCCCACGCACTACCCGGCTGGCTTCCAGGTGTACTGTGACATGCGCACGGACGGCGGCGGCTGGACG GTGTTTCAGCGCCGGGAGGACGGCTCCGTGAACTTCTTCCGGGGCTGGGACGCCTACCGAGACGGCTTCGGCAGGCTCACCGGGGAGCACTGGCTAG GCCTCAAGAGGATCCACGCCCTGACCACACAGACTGCCTACGAGCTGCACGTGGACCTGGAGGACTTTGACAATGGCACGGCCTATGCCCGCTACGGGAGCTTTGGCGTGGGCTTGTTCTCCGTGGACCCTGAGGAAGACGGGTACCCGCTCACCGTGGCTGACTATTCCGGCACTGCAG GCGACTCCCTCCTGAAGCACAGCGGCATGAGGTTCACCACCAAGGACCGTGACAGCGACCACTCAGAGAACAATTGCGCTGCCTTCTACCGAGGCGCCTGGTGGTACCGCAACTGCCACACGTCCAACCTCAACGGGCAGTACCTGCGTGGTGCCCACACCTCCTATGCCGACGGCGTGGAGTGGTCCTCCTGGACCGGCTGGCAGTACTCACTCAAGTTCTCCGAGATGAAGATCCGGCCGGTCCGGGAGGACCGCTAG
- the QRFP gene encoding orexigenic neuropeptide QRFP — protein MPPGRGPRAALPSPAPEPKNPPASPPGSSPSHMMVRSYPLVCLLLLPLGTCFPLLDRREPTDAMGGTGARESWADLAEGPRPHSVWGSSRWPRASQPQALLVITRGLQTSGREHAGCRFRFGRQDEGSEADDFLPAGGVKASGPLGNLAEELNGYSRKKGGFSFRFGRR, from the exons ATGCCTCCTGGACGAGGACCCAGAGCAgctctgcccagcccagccccggAGCCCAAGAATCCACCAGCCAGCCCTCCTGGGAGCAGTCCCAGCCACATG ATGGTAAGGTCCTACCCCCTggtctgcctcctcctcctgccgCTGGGCACCTGCTTTCCTCTACTGGACAGAAGAGAGCCCACAGACGCCATGGGTGGCACTGGAGCCAGAGAAAGCTGGGCCGACCTGGCCGAGGGGCCCCGACCCCACTCTGTGTGGGGCTCCTCTCGGTGGCCGAGAGCTTCACAGCCACAGGCCCTGCTTGTCATAACCAGGGGGCTGCAGACATCGGGCAGAGAGCATGCCGGCTGCAGGTTCCGCTTCGGGAGGCAGGATGAAGGCAGTGAGGCCGACGACTTCCTCCCTGCCGGAGGGGTGAAGGCCAGCGGCCCGTTAGGGAACCTGGCTGAGGAGCTCAATGGCTACAGCAGGAAGAAAGGCGGCTTCAGCTTCCGCTTCGGTCGTCGGTGA